One genomic segment of Streptomyces niveus includes these proteins:
- a CDS encoding ABC-F family ATP-binding cassette domain-containing protein encodes MAVNLVNVEAVTKVYGTRALLDGVSLGVSEGDRIGVVGRNGDGKTTLIRMLAKLEEADTGRVTHNGGLRLGVLTQHDSLDPAATVRHEVIGDLADHEWAGNAKIRDVLTGLFGGLDMAGFPQGLDTVIGPLSGGERRRIALAKLLIAEQDVIILDEPTNHLDVEGISWLARHLRERRSALVVVTHDRWFLDQVCTRMWDVQRGAVHEYEGGYSDYVFARAERERIAATEESKRQNLVRKELAWLRRGPPARTSKPRYRIEAANELIADVPPPRDNSALMKFANARLGKTVFDLEDVTVQAGPKVLLRHLTWQLGPGDRIGLVGVNGAGKTSLLRALAEAARTQGDVQPEAGKVIVGRTVKLAYLSQEVGELKPTLRVLEAVSQVRDRVDLGKGREMTAGQLCEQFGFGKDKQWTPVGDLSGGERRRLQILRLLMDEPNVLFLDEPTNDLDIETLTQLEDLLDGWPGSMVVISHDRFFIERTTDKVYALLGDAALRHLPRGIDEYLERRRKVVESAPAPARSGAGSGAPAAPAAPAASAKDNRAAKKELQRIERQLDKMSTRETTLHGQIAESATDFDKVAELDSELRELVAQRDELEMRWMELAEDA; translated from the coding sequence GCGGGTCACGCACAACGGCGGACTCCGGCTCGGCGTGCTCACGCAGCACGATTCGCTCGACCCCGCGGCCACCGTCCGGCACGAGGTCATCGGAGACCTCGCCGATCACGAGTGGGCCGGCAACGCCAAGATCCGCGACGTCCTCACCGGGCTCTTCGGCGGGCTCGACATGGCCGGGTTCCCGCAGGGGCTCGACACCGTCATCGGGCCGCTGTCCGGTGGCGAGCGGCGCCGGATCGCCCTCGCGAAGCTGCTCATCGCCGAGCAGGACGTGATCATCCTCGACGAACCCACCAACCACCTCGACGTCGAGGGCATCTCCTGGCTCGCCAGGCATCTGCGGGAGCGCCGCTCCGCGCTCGTCGTCGTGACCCACGACCGGTGGTTCCTGGACCAGGTCTGTACGCGAATGTGGGACGTGCAGCGCGGCGCGGTGCACGAGTACGAGGGCGGCTACTCCGACTACGTCTTCGCCCGCGCCGAGCGCGAGCGCATCGCCGCCACCGAGGAGTCCAAGCGGCAGAACCTGGTGCGCAAGGAGCTGGCGTGGCTGCGGCGCGGCCCGCCGGCCCGTACCTCCAAGCCGCGTTACCGCATCGAGGCCGCCAACGAACTGATCGCGGACGTACCGCCGCCCCGTGACAACTCGGCGCTGATGAAGTTCGCCAACGCCCGCCTCGGCAAGACGGTCTTCGACCTGGAGGACGTGACCGTCCAGGCCGGGCCCAAGGTGCTGCTCAGGCATCTGACCTGGCAGCTCGGCCCCGGCGACCGGATCGGTCTCGTCGGCGTCAACGGCGCGGGCAAGACCTCCCTCCTGCGCGCGCTCGCCGAGGCGGCCCGTACGCAGGGCGATGTGCAGCCCGAGGCCGGGAAGGTGATCGTCGGGCGGACCGTCAAGCTGGCGTACCTGTCGCAGGAGGTCGGTGAACTCAAGCCCACCTTGCGGGTGCTGGAAGCCGTGTCGCAGGTGCGCGACCGGGTCGACCTCGGCAAGGGGCGGGAGATGACCGCCGGACAGCTCTGCGAGCAGTTCGGCTTCGGCAAGGACAAGCAGTGGACGCCCGTCGGTGATCTCTCCGGCGGCGAGCGGCGCAGGCTCCAGATCCTGCGGCTGCTGATGGACGAGCCCAACGTGCTGTTCCTGGACGAGCCGACGAACGACCTCGACATCGAGACGCTCACCCAGCTCGAAGACCTCCTCGACGGCTGGCCCGGCTCGATGGTCGTCATCAGCCACGACCGGTTCTTCATCGAGCGGACGACGGACAAGGTGTACGCGCTCCTCGGCGACGCCGCCCTGCGCCATCTGCCGCGCGGTATCGACGAGTACCTGGAACGGCGCCGCAAGGTCGTGGAGTCGGCGCCCGCACCGGCGCGCTCCGGTGCCGGGAGCGGTGCGCCGGCCGCCCCGGCCGCACCCGCCGCGTCCGCGAAGGACAACCGCGCCGCGAAGAAGGAACTCCAGCGGATCGAGCGGCAGCTCGACAAGATGTCGACGCGCGAGACCACGCTTCACGGACAGATCGCCGAAAGCGCCACGGACTTCGACAAGGTGGCCGAACTCGACAGCGAGCTGCGTGAACTCGTCGCGCAGCGCGACGAGTTGGAGATGCGCTGGATGGAGCTCGCCGAGGACGCGTAG
- a CDS encoding PQQ-binding-like beta-propeller repeat protein: protein MTQPPSQPPPPGQQPGQQPGYGYPQGPPQGQPGYGYPQTPPVPGQPPTQPGPYNQPGPYGQQTGQPGPYGQPGPYNQPGPYGQQANPYGGGGGYPPQQYPGAPTPPPGGNGGGSFFKRKPGVVIAAAVAGLLFIGGGTWFFVSGDDGGGKKSVSKKDDDAKPDGNGSDDEPDNGDGTGGGREAQDDLNAGRKDGESKILWLQKNDVDLPKNGADVYGPWFAGDIVVKAMYKKVVGYGAADGKQKWSLTLPAEMCAAPTMSTADGKIVLGIKDGVTEKSDCAVLQQVDLKTGKGGWKQTLKQQGNFDFLSDITLAINGDTVTAARTGHANAFRMSDGKVLFDEVAGDCQPDAISSGTRMIAAESCPGGDIDKQQNQVQELDPVTGKAKWTYKLKTNWELDKVYSSDPIVLSLTEPDKKSWAIVALNDNGTVRSQIDGGKDKFQPKCGGGFIVFGANLDGCIGVAADASTFYMATQPSETGSSGTNEVIAFSLDTGKAKWRAKAPAERVMTPLRMEGANVLLYFEPSYDKGGAVATLAPTGGAPKVLLKNPQSTSQIESSFYDTELDYVDGRFYVTSSRVSASDDKAEMETKTMMAFGK, encoded by the coding sequence ATGACCCAGCCGCCCAGCCAGCCACCGCCGCCGGGCCAGCAGCCGGGCCAACAGCCGGGATACGGGTACCCGCAGGGACCGCCGCAGGGGCAGCCCGGCTACGGCTACCCGCAGACGCCGCCCGTCCCCGGCCAGCCGCCGACCCAGCCGGGTCCGTACAACCAGCCCGGCCCGTACGGCCAGCAGACGGGCCAGCCCGGCCCGTACGGTCAGCCCGGCCCCTACAACCAGCCGGGACCGTACGGCCAGCAGGCCAACCCGTACGGCGGTGGCGGCGGTTACCCGCCCCAGCAGTACCCCGGCGCCCCCACGCCGCCCCCCGGCGGCAACGGCGGCGGCAGCTTCTTCAAGCGCAAGCCCGGCGTCGTGATCGCCGCGGCCGTCGCGGGTCTGCTCTTCATCGGCGGCGGCACCTGGTTCTTCGTCAGCGGTGACGACGGCGGCGGCAAGAAGAGCGTCAGCAAGAAGGACGACGACGCCAAGCCCGACGGCAACGGCTCGGACGACGAGCCCGACAACGGTGACGGCACCGGCGGCGGGCGCGAGGCGCAGGACGACCTAAACGCCGGGCGCAAGGACGGCGAGTCGAAGATCCTGTGGCTCCAGAAGAACGACGTCGACCTGCCGAAGAACGGCGCCGACGTGTACGGCCCGTGGTTCGCCGGCGACATCGTCGTCAAGGCCATGTACAAGAAGGTCGTCGGGTACGGCGCCGCGGACGGCAAGCAGAAGTGGAGCCTCACCCTGCCCGCCGAGATGTGCGCGGCGCCCACGATGTCCACGGCCGACGGCAAGATCGTCCTCGGGATCAAGGACGGAGTCACGGAGAAGTCCGACTGCGCCGTTCTCCAGCAGGTCGACCTCAAGACCGGCAAGGGCGGCTGGAAGCAGACCCTCAAGCAGCAGGGCAACTTCGACTTCCTCTCCGACATCACGCTCGCCATCAACGGCGACACCGTCACCGCGGCCCGCACCGGTCACGCCAACGCCTTCCGGATGAGCGACGGCAAGGTGCTCTTCGACGAGGTGGCCGGCGACTGCCAGCCCGACGCGATCTCCAGCGGCACCAGGATGATCGCCGCCGAGTCGTGCCCCGGCGGTGACATAGACAAGCAGCAGAACCAGGTTCAGGAGCTCGACCCGGTCACCGGCAAGGCCAAGTGGACGTACAAGCTCAAGACCAACTGGGAACTCGACAAGGTCTATTCGAGTGATCCGATCGTCCTGTCGCTGACCGAGCCCGACAAGAAGTCCTGGGCCATCGTCGCGCTCAACGACAACGGCACCGTGCGCTCCCAGATCGACGGCGGCAAGGACAAGTTCCAGCCCAAGTGCGGCGGAGGCTTCATCGTCTTCGGCGCCAACCTGGACGGCTGCATCGGTGTCGCCGCCGACGCGAGCACCTTCTACATGGCGACGCAGCCCAGCGAGACCGGCTCGTCCGGCACCAACGAGGTCATCGCCTTCAGCCTCGACACCGGCAAGGCCAAGTGGCGCGCCAAGGCCCCGGCCGAGCGCGTCATGACGCCGCTGCGGATGGAGGGCGCGAACGTGCTCCTCTACTTCGAGCCCTCGTACGACAAGGGCGGCGCCGTCGCGACCCTGGCGCCCACCGGAGGCGCCCCCAAGGTGCTGCTCAAGAACCCGCAGTCCACCTCCCAGATCGAGAGCTCGTTCTACGACACCGAACTGGACTACGTGGACGGGCGGTTCTACGTGACCAGCAGCCGGGTCAGCGCCAGTGACGACAAGGCCGAGATGGAGACGAAGACCATGATGGCCTTCGGCAAGTGA
- a CDS encoding PQQ-binding-like beta-propeller repeat protein, with product MTQPPQPPNEPPQGGFGKPQEPPAGGFGAPTEPPPGGFGAPTPPPEQPGYGYPQTPPGQPGQPQYGYPQQGQYPQQPPTQPMGQPQYGYPQQGQPQYGYPQQPGQPYNQPGPGGPGAPGGPGAPGGKKVSTQAQIIIAAVVAVVLIVGGGVYFASGGDDKDDQAKTSDTKGGDKDGGNEKSLGGGTEKPPGNNKSKVAFQLPQPKVGDITDVSGSWLTDKAYVKTGVNQIVGYEADTGKQLWTIPLPGQVCAASRHTTEDNKTAVVFAASKPTAKEKYVSCTEVGAIDLDKGALLWTESVTGGNSGDDKAAFREVTLSGKTVAVGGTDGGAAFDLTTGDNLWKPDVNAEGCYDMGYGGGPALVAARKCGSYDDPTVTIETVKPTDGTPISKFKMPAGVEYVSVVSTKPLVVAADVGDTAGDGSGISDFFSIDEKTGKLRAKIPVDADKYAGRCGSTEVEQCSKLAVGNDRIYVPTEEHEGTGDEYGQTNEIVSFDLATGKATSDRADAGERYAMYPLRMDGSNIIAYKWPPYDKGGQIVSIDGGTFKETVLMENPSEESVREAETSFSLDGAEIRFGGGRMYTSETLISEPSEYSKDRKEYLVVAFTTN from the coding sequence ATGACCCAGCCACCCCAGCCGCCCAACGAGCCCCCGCAGGGAGGGTTCGGCAAGCCGCAGGAGCCGCCGGCCGGGGGCTTCGGCGCACCGACCGAGCCGCCTCCCGGCGGATTCGGCGCGCCGACGCCGCCGCCCGAGCAGCCCGGCTACGGCTATCCGCAGACGCCCCCCGGCCAGCCCGGTCAGCCGCAGTACGGCTACCCGCAGCAGGGCCAGTACCCGCAGCAGCCGCCGACGCAGCCCATGGGGCAGCCGCAGTACGGGTATCCGCAGCAGGGCCAGCCCCAGTACGGCTACCCGCAGCAGCCGGGCCAGCCGTACAACCAGCCGGGTCCGGGCGGTCCCGGCGCACCCGGCGGTCCCGGTGCGCCCGGCGGCAAGAAGGTCAGCACGCAGGCGCAGATCATCATCGCCGCTGTCGTCGCCGTCGTCCTGATCGTCGGCGGTGGCGTGTACTTCGCCTCCGGCGGCGACGACAAGGACGACCAGGCCAAGACGTCCGACACCAAGGGCGGCGACAAGGACGGCGGGAACGAGAAGTCCCTCGGCGGCGGCACGGAGAAGCCCCCGGGGAACAACAAGTCGAAGGTCGCCTTCCAGCTGCCGCAGCCCAAGGTCGGCGACATCACCGATGTCTCCGGCTCGTGGCTCACCGACAAGGCGTACGTCAAGACCGGCGTGAACCAGATCGTCGGCTACGAGGCGGACACCGGCAAGCAGCTCTGGACCATCCCGCTGCCCGGCCAGGTCTGCGCCGCCTCGCGCCACACCACCGAGGACAACAAGACCGCCGTCGTCTTCGCCGCGAGCAAGCCGACCGCCAAGGAGAAGTACGTCTCCTGCACCGAGGTCGGCGCCATCGACCTCGACAAGGGCGCCCTGCTGTGGACCGAGTCGGTCACGGGAGGCAACTCCGGTGACGACAAGGCCGCCTTCCGGGAGGTCACCCTCAGCGGCAAGACCGTCGCCGTCGGCGGCACCGACGGCGGCGCGGCCTTCGACCTCACCACCGGCGACAACCTGTGGAAGCCCGACGTCAACGCCGAGGGCTGCTACGACATGGGTTACGGCGGCGGCCCCGCCCTCGTCGCGGCCCGCAAGTGCGGCTCGTACGACGACCCGACGGTGACGATCGAGACGGTGAAGCCGACCGACGGAACGCCGATCTCCAAGTTCAAGATGCCCGCGGGCGTCGAGTACGTCTCCGTCGTCTCCACCAAGCCGCTCGTCGTCGCGGCCGACGTCGGCGACACCGCCGGTGACGGCAGCGGCATCTCGGACTTCTTCTCCATCGACGAGAAGACCGGCAAGCTGCGCGCCAAGATCCCCGTGGACGCGGACAAGTACGCGGGCCGGTGCGGTTCCACCGAGGTGGAGCAGTGCTCCAAGCTCGCCGTCGGCAACGACAGGATCTACGTGCCGACCGAGGAGCACGAAGGCACCGGCGACGAGTACGGCCAGACCAACGAGATCGTCTCCTTCGACCTCGCGACCGGCAAGGCCACGAGCGACCGGGCCGACGCGGGCGAGCGTTACGCGATGTACCCGCTGCGCATGGACGGGTCGAACATCATCGCGTACAAGTGGCCCCCGTACGACAAGGGCGGACAGATCGTCTCCATCGACGGCGGCACGTTCAAGGAGACGGTTCTCATGGAGAACCCCTCCGAGGAGTCCGTCCGTGAGGCGGAGACCAGCTTCTCGCTGGACGGCGCGGAGATCCGGTTCGGCGGCGGCCGGATGTACACCTCGGAGACGCTGATCAGCGAGCCGAGCGAGTACAGCAAGGACCGCAAGGAGTACCTCGTGGTGGCGTTCACCACGAACTAG
- a CDS encoding helix-turn-helix transcriptional regulator, with product MGIRLMVVDDHRLLAEALASALKLRGHRVLAAAAPTAGAAELVVSRAPEVCLMGTAAPAGPGAFDPIVRIRRERPQVAVVVLGPVPSPRGIAAAFAAGACGYVRHDERIEGVERAIVKARAGDAAVAPGLLQGAFTELLNPVAQPDDEGQRLLRMLTPREVEVLVRVAEGEDTRLIAAGMGIAPSTARTHVQRVLMKLGVGSRLEAAALAARTGLLDRAMNE from the coding sequence ATGGGCATACGGCTCATGGTGGTTGACGACCACCGACTACTCGCCGAGGCGCTCGCCTCGGCCCTGAAACTGCGCGGGCACCGGGTGCTCGCCGCCGCCGCGCCCACGGCCGGCGCCGCCGAACTGGTCGTGAGCAGGGCGCCCGAGGTGTGCCTCATGGGGACGGCGGCACCCGCCGGTCCCGGCGCCTTCGACCCGATCGTCCGGATCCGGCGCGAGCGTCCGCAGGTGGCGGTCGTGGTCCTGGGACCGGTGCCGAGTCCGCGCGGCATCGCCGCGGCGTTCGCGGCCGGGGCGTGCGGATACGTACGGCACGACGAACGCATCGAGGGCGTGGAGCGGGCCATCGTGAAGGCGCGGGCGGGTGACGCGGCCGTGGCGCCGGGGCTGTTGCAGGGGGCGTTCACCGAACTGCTGAACCCGGTGGCCCAGCCGGACGACGAGGGGCAGCGGCTGCTGCGGATGCTCACACCGCGCGAGGTCGAGGTGCTGGTGCGGGTCGCCGAGGGTGAGGACACGCGGCTGATCGCCGCCGGTATGGGGATCGCGCCGAGCACCGCCCGTACCCATGTGCAGCGGGTGCTGATGAAGCTGGGGGTCGGCTCCCGGCTGGAGGCCGCGGCGCTGGCCGCGCGGACGGGGCTGCTGGACCGGGCCATGAACGAGTGA
- a CDS encoding sodium:solute symporter family protein has protein sequence MQSPTYYLAEGLRLPTNGLDYTILAIYFIVVLGIGFAARASVKTSLDFFLSGRSLPAWVTGLAFVAANLGATEILGMAATGAQYGVAVVHWYWIGAIPAMVFLGLVMMPFYYGSKVRSVPEFLLQRFDKSAHLLSSVLFAFAAILIAGVNLYALSIVVEALLGWPQWVSIVVAGFFVLAYITVGGLSSAIYNEVLQFFVILAALIPLTVLGLKRVGGWDGLTGSLSASKGDNFLSAWGGTGIGDANPLGANWLTIILGLGFVLSFGYWTTNFAEVQRALSAKNLSAAKRTPLIAAFPKIFIVFAVMIPGLVAAVIVPKIGTAGSDLTYNDAIPLLMQELLPNGVLGIAVTGLMAAFMAGMAANVSSFNTVFTTDIWQKYVVKDREDTYYLRFGRLITAIGVLASVGTAFIAASFSNIMSYLQTLFSFFNVPMFVVFIIGMFWKRASMKSGAWGLVAGTTAAMVNYFWIYKQGVIDIPSDQGANFVSAIVGFVAGAVVMVAVTLFTAPKPEAELAGLVYGTTSPGMSEPPAEGDDVWYRKPALLGWGAIVLAAACYIPYSF, from the coding sequence ATGCAGTCCCCCACGTACTACCTGGCCGAAGGACTTCGGCTCCCCACGAACGGCCTCGACTACACGATCCTGGCGATCTACTTCATCGTGGTCCTCGGCATCGGCTTCGCCGCCCGGGCGAGCGTCAAGACCAGCCTCGACTTCTTCCTCTCCGGCAGATCACTGCCTGCCTGGGTCACCGGCCTCGCGTTCGTCGCCGCCAACCTCGGCGCGACCGAGATCCTCGGCATGGCCGCGACCGGCGCCCAGTACGGCGTGGCCGTCGTCCACTGGTACTGGATCGGCGCGATCCCCGCCATGGTCTTCCTCGGCCTGGTGATGATGCCGTTCTACTACGGCTCCAAGGTGCGGTCCGTCCCCGAGTTCCTGCTCCAGCGCTTCGACAAGTCGGCGCATCTGCTCAGCTCGGTCCTCTTCGCCTTCGCCGCCATCCTCATCGCGGGCGTCAACCTCTACGCGCTGTCGATCGTGGTCGAGGCGCTGCTGGGCTGGCCACAGTGGGTCTCGATCGTCGTCGCCGGGTTCTTCGTCCTCGCCTACATAACCGTCGGCGGCCTCTCGTCGGCGATCTACAACGAAGTGCTCCAGTTCTTCGTCATCCTCGCGGCTCTCATCCCCCTCACGGTCCTCGGCCTCAAGCGGGTCGGCGGCTGGGACGGCCTGACCGGCTCACTGAGCGCGAGCAAGGGCGACAACTTCCTGAGCGCCTGGGGCGGTACGGGCATCGGCGACGCCAACCCGCTCGGCGCCAACTGGCTGACGATCATCCTCGGGCTCGGCTTCGTGCTCTCCTTCGGCTACTGGACGACCAACTTCGCCGAGGTGCAGCGCGCGCTCTCCGCGAAGAACCTCTCCGCCGCCAAGCGCACCCCGCTGATCGCGGCGTTCCCGAAGATCTTCATCGTCTTCGCGGTGATGATCCCCGGCCTGGTGGCCGCCGTGATCGTGCCGAAGATAGGCACGGCGGGCTCGGACCTCACGTACAACGACGCGATACCGCTGCTGATGCAGGAGTTGCTGCCCAACGGTGTGCTCGGGATCGCCGTCACGGGTCTGATGGCCGCCTTCATGGCCGGCATGGCGGCGAACGTGTCGTCGTTCAACACCGTCTTCACCACCGACATCTGGCAGAAGTACGTGGTCAAGGACCGGGAGGACACGTACTACCTGCGCTTCGGACGGCTGATCACCGCGATCGGTGTGCTGGCCTCCGTCGGCACGGCCTTCATCGCCGCCAGCTTCTCCAACATCATGAGCTACCTCCAGACCCTGTTCTCCTTCTTCAACGTGCCGATGTTCGTGGTCTTCATCATCGGCATGTTCTGGAAGCGGGCCTCGATGAAGTCCGGTGCCTGGGGTCTGGTCGCCGGTACGACGGCCGCGATGGTCAACTACTTCTGGATCTACAAGCAGGGCGTCATCGACATACCCAGCGACCAGGGCGCCAACTTCGTCTCCGCGATCGTCGGCTTCGTCGCCGGCGCGGTGGTGATGGTCGCCGTCACGCTGTTCACGGCACCGAAGCCGGAGGCCGAACTCGCGGGCCTGGTCTACGGAACGACGTCACCCGGCATGTCGGAGCCACCGGCCGAGGGCGACGACGTGTGGTACCGCAAGCCCGCCCTGCTCGGCTGGGGCGCGATCGTCCTCGCCGCGGCCTGCTACATCCCGTACTCGTTCTGA
- the galT gene encoding galactose-1-phosphate uridylyltransferase, whose product MKKTVTSLADGRELIYYDSRDGAVRDAVDRRPLEPISTTSGIRRDPLLGDSVAVASHRQGRTYHPPAGECPLCPTDTAAGRLSEIPDSDYDVVVFENRFPSLAGDSGRCEVVCFTSDHGASFADLTEEQAGLVLDVWTDRTAELAELPQVEQVFCFENRGPEIGVTLGHPHGQIYAYPFVTPRTERMSRSVAEHRAATGGNLFDDVLERERAAGRVILTGEHWVAFVPYAAHWPYEVHLYPLRRVPDLRGLDEAARAEFPAVYLELLRRFDRIFGAGEPPTPYISAWHQAPLRQPGRHDFALHLELFTIRRTSGKLKFLAGSESGMNVFINDVPPETAAERLREVASA is encoded by the coding sequence ATGAAGAAGACGGTGACGTCGCTCGCCGACGGCCGGGAGCTGATCTACTACGACTCCCGTGACGGTGCCGTACGCGACGCCGTGGACCGGCGGCCGCTCGAACCGATCTCCACCACCTCCGGGATCCGCCGCGACCCGCTGCTCGGCGACTCGGTCGCCGTCGCCTCGCACCGCCAGGGCCGCACCTACCACCCGCCGGCCGGCGAGTGCCCGCTCTGCCCCACCGACACCGCCGCGGGCCGGCTCAGCGAGATCCCCGACAGCGACTACGACGTGGTCGTCTTCGAGAACCGCTTCCCCTCCCTCGCCGGGGACTCCGGGCGCTGCGAGGTCGTCTGCTTCACCTCCGACCACGGTGCCTCCTTCGCCGATCTCACCGAGGAACAGGCCGGTCTCGTCCTCGACGTATGGACCGACCGCACCGCGGAGCTGGCCGAACTCCCGCAGGTGGAGCAGGTGTTCTGCTTCGAGAACCGCGGTCCCGAGATCGGGGTGACCCTCGGCCATCCGCACGGGCAGATCTACGCGTACCCCTTCGTCACCCCCCGAACCGAACGGATGTCCCGATCGGTCGCCGAGCACCGCGCCGCCACCGGGGGCAACCTCTTCGACGACGTCCTGGAGCGCGAGCGGGCCGCCGGACGGGTGATCCTCACGGGCGAGCACTGGGTGGCGTTCGTGCCCTACGCGGCGCACTGGCCGTACGAGGTGCACCTCTACCCGCTGCGCCGGGTGCCGGACCTGCGGGGCCTCGACGAGGCGGCGCGCGCCGAGTTCCCCGCCGTCTATCTGGAGCTGCTGCGGCGCTTCGACCGGATCTTCGGCGCGGGCGAACCGCCGACGCCGTACATCTCCGCCTGGCACCAGGCGCCGTTGCGCCAACCGGGGCGCCACGACTTCGCACTCCACCTGGAACTTTTCACCATTCGCCGGACGTCGGGCAAGCTGAAGTTCCTCGCGGGATCCGAGTCCGGAATGAACGTCTTCATCAACGACGTACCGCCGGAGACCGCGGCCGAGAGACTGCGAGAGGTAGCGAGCGCGTGA
- the galE gene encoding UDP-glucose 4-epimerase GalE, with product MSGKYLVTGGAGYVGSVVAAHLLEAGHEVTVLDDLSTGFREAVPAGAEFIEGRVHDAVKWLDPSYGAVLHFAASSQVGESVARPEKYWDNNVGGSMALLEAMRAAGVRKLVFSSTAATYGEPVSTPITETDPTAPTSPYGATKLAVDHMIGGECVAHGLAAVSLRYFNVAGAYGSYGERHDPESHLIPLVLQVALGTRESISVYGDDYPTPDGTCVRDYIHVADLADAHLLALTAAAEGEHLICNLGNGSGFSVREVIETVRTVTGHPVPEVAAPRRAGDPAVLVASAATARERLGWSPGRADLAGIVADAWAFARREETHR from the coding sequence GTGAGTGGCAAGTATCTGGTGACGGGCGGCGCGGGGTATGTCGGCAGCGTGGTGGCCGCGCATCTGCTGGAGGCCGGGCACGAGGTGACCGTGCTCGACGACCTCTCCACCGGCTTCCGGGAAGCGGTCCCGGCGGGCGCCGAATTCATCGAGGGCCGGGTCCACGACGCGGTCAAGTGGCTCGACCCCTCCTACGGCGCGGTCCTGCACTTCGCCGCGTCCTCGCAGGTCGGCGAGTCCGTCGCGAGACCTGAGAAGTACTGGGACAACAACGTCGGCGGCTCGATGGCGCTGCTGGAGGCCATGCGCGCGGCGGGCGTACGCAAACTCGTCTTCTCCTCCACGGCCGCGACGTACGGCGAGCCCGTCTCCACCCCGATCACCGAGACCGACCCGACCGCGCCGACCAGCCCCTACGGCGCCACCAAGCTCGCCGTCGACCACATGATCGGCGGCGAGTGCGTGGCGCACGGACTCGCCGCCGTCTCGCTGCGCTACTTCAACGTGGCGGGCGCGTACGGGAGTTACGGCGAGCGGCACGACCCCGAGTCGCATCTGATCCCGCTCGTCCTGCAAGTCGCCCTCGGCACACGGGAGTCGATCTCCGTGTACGGCGACGACTACCCCACCCCGGACGGCACGTGCGTACGCGACTACATCCATGTCGCCGACCTCGCCGACGCCCATCTGCTCGCCCTGACGGCCGCCGCCGAGGGGGAGCACCTGATCTGCAACCTCGGCAACGGCAGCGGGTTCTCCGTCCGCGAGGTCATCGAGACCGTACGTACCGTCACCGGGCACCCGGTGCCGGAGGTCGCGGCCCCGCGCCGCGCCGGCGACCCCGCGGTCCTGGTCGCCTCCGCCGCCACGGCGCGCGAGCGCCTGGGCTGGAGCCCGGGCCGCGCCGACCTGGCCGGGATCGTCGCGGACGCGTGGGCGTTCGCACGCCGAGAGGAGACACACAGGTGA
- the galK gene encoding galactokinase, protein MSGPSVADGFEELYGAAPEGVWAAPGRVNLIGEYTDFNDGFVMPLALPHTAVAAVSRRTDGVLRVHSADTPGGVVRLAVDELAPLSHTGWAAYPAGVVWALREAGHEIPGADIHLASTVPTGAGLSSSAALEVVTALALNDLHELGLSAPELAVLAQRAENAFVGVPCGVMDQMASACCTDGHALYLDTRDLSQRQVPFDLAAVGLELLVVDTRVKHSLGDGAYAERRAACETGARALGARTLREVEYAHLPAALERLAGEAENVRRCVRHVVSDNHRVERVIGLLDAGDVRAVGPVLVEGHVSLRDDLRVSCAELDLVVSSAVAAGALGARMTGGGFGGSAIVLVETADADTVTKAVLEAFATAGHTAPRVFPAVPSRGAHRVS, encoded by the coding sequence GTGAGTGGTCCGAGCGTGGCCGACGGGTTCGAGGAGCTGTACGGCGCGGCGCCCGAGGGTGTGTGGGCCGCGCCGGGCCGGGTGAACCTCATCGGCGAGTACACCGACTTCAACGACGGCTTCGTGATGCCGCTCGCCCTGCCGCACACCGCCGTCGCGGCGGTGTCGCGGCGCACGGACGGCGTCCTGCGCGTGCACTCCGCCGACACCCCCGGCGGGGTGGTGCGGCTCGCCGTCGACGAACTGGCGCCGCTCTCGCACACCGGCTGGGCCGCGTATCCGGCGGGCGTCGTATGGGCGCTGCGCGAGGCGGGCCACGAGATACCGGGTGCCGACATCCACCTCGCGTCGACCGTGCCGACGGGCGCGGGACTCTCCTCGTCGGCGGCGCTGGAGGTCGTGACCGCGCTCGCGCTGAACGACCTTCACGAACTCGGCCTGTCGGCACCGGAATTGGCGGTCCTCGCCCAGCGCGCCGAGAACGCGTTCGTCGGCGTCCCCTGCGGTGTCATGGACCAGATGGCCTCCGCCTGCTGCACCGACGGGCACGCGCTGTACCTCGACACCCGCGACCTCTCGCAGCGCCAGGTCCCCTTCGACCTCGCCGCCGTCGGGCTTGAGCTGCTGGTCGTCGACACACGGGTGAAGCACTCCCTGGGAGACGGCGCGTACGCGGAGCGACGCGCCGCTTGCGAGACCGGCGCGCGGGCGCTCGGCGCGCGCACGCTGCGTGAAGTGGAGTACGCGCATCTCCCCGCGGCGCTGGAGCGGCTGGCGGGCGAGGCGGAGAACGTACGCCGCTGTGTCCGCCATGTCGTGAGCGACAACCACCGCGTGGAGCGGGTCATCGGCCTCCTCGACGCGGGCGACGTCCGCGCGGTCGGCCCGGTCCTGGTCGAGGGCCATGTCTCGCTCCGCGACGACCTGCGCGTCTCGTGCGCGGAGCTGGACCTCGTGGTGTCGTCGGCGGTGGCGGCGGGCGCGCTCGGCGCGCGGATGACGGGCGGCGGCTTCGGCGGCTCGGCGATCGTCCTGGTCGAGACGGCGGACGCGGACACGGTGACGAAGGCGGTCCTGGAGGCGTTCGCGACAGCGGGCCACACGGCGCCCCGCGTCTTCCCGGCGGTCCCGTCACGGGGGGCGCACCGGGTGAGCTGA